One Phaseolus vulgaris cultivar G19833 chromosome 2, P. vulgaris v2.0, whole genome shotgun sequence DNA window includes the following coding sequences:
- the LOC137809949 gene encoding expansin-like B1, producing the protein MELNFKHQLGLLCVTLLLPALCTSQDSFTCSRATYYGSADCYGNPRGACGFGEYGKTVNDGSVAGVSWLWKNGSGCGACYQVRCKIPQFCDENGAYVVVTDYGEGDRTDFIMSPRGYSKLGRNTYASAELFKYGVVDVEYRRVPCRYGGYNLLVKVHEHSRNPHYLAILILYIGGTHDITAVELWQEECQEWRRMRRAFGTVFDAENPPRGDIKLRFQLSGNAEQYWVQSKNVISGNWEGGAVYDSEIQLG; encoded by the exons ATGGAACTTAATTTTAAGCACCAACTTGGCCTGCTCTGTGTCACACTGCTCTTACCTGCCCTGTGTACCTCTCAGGACTCCTTTACTTGCTCAAGAGCAACCTATTATGGTAGCGCAGATTGTTATGGAAATCCAA GGGGAGCTTGTGGCTTTGGCGAATATGGAAAAACAGTAAACGATGGCAGTGTCGCAGGCGTGTCTTGGCTATGGAAGAATGGATCTGGTTGTGGGGCATGTTATCAG GTTAGGTGCAAAATACCACAATTCTGCGATGAGAATGGAGCATACGTGGTGGTGACAGATTATGGTGAGGGTGACAGAACAGACTTTATAATGAGTCCACGTGGCTACTCAAAATTGGGGAGAAACACTTATGCATCTGCTGAGCTATTCAAATACGGTGTAGTGGATGTAGAATACAGAAGGGTCCCCTGTAGATACGGTGGCTATAACCTCTTGGTCAAGGTCCATGAACACAGCAGAAACCCTCACTACTTGGCCATTCTCATTCTCTATATTGGTGGAACTCACGACATCACTGCTGTTGAGTTGTGGCAG GAAGAGTGCCAAGAATGGAGGCGAATGCGCAGGGCATTTGGTACTGTGTTTGATGCCGAGAATCCGCCAAGGGGTGACATCAAGTTGAGGTTCCAATTGAGTGGTAATGCAGAGCAGTATTGGGTGCAATCCAAGAATGTTATCTCTGGCAATTGGGAGGGTGGAGCTGTTTATGACTCAGAAATTCAACTTGGTTAA
- the LOC137809948 gene encoding histone-lysine N-methyltransferase, H3 lysine-9 specific SUVH6-like has translation MTTPENNGHCKEERYDSLMEDGHTFLLRPVYKRRKVSAIRDFPDGCGPSASRIEEVSNINIADCGSVNGTIVEVKNGEHLAGVKTCENDGWHSEPNNLLYTETLGVTVDSGLNKDNPMVSSYHVDGSTAEDRLEIGTLSQTADRGYTAEDKPGMMTISQTSDCGLNQESPVDSSHRVDGHIAEGEAAKVTLGLNQENPVVSSHQVDGSTPEDNPAKVKLGQTKDCSLNLENSEVSSHQVNGSIAEDELTKVTIVERTTDCGLNKENLVVSCRQVDSPTAEDKPAKVPSLDPETLNTEFARTSNTGKCDSSYELKSSSPAGEIAVPGDSKHLLSNANISAPSACMVEPITRRYLPQRKVSAVRDFPPLCGRNAPRVGKDKHVCLEGTSSLDNKTDGQRNLAVDDNSLKKVTATDVKEGKSNIQDEYNCNRKVVDIDQPDSERNAAERLKKLQACELSSEMKKSPENERERYATPPATSNHHQIKLNSKAVVKENNRVETKPLSISRSNHKLKGNFNRLQVSSQRKVILGLMADSECPWRSDKGSSKSKLVVGNSKGKRKKGDSFALPDRSKTDIKITGALNDSEKKPLKKKKGNAASEGMGELVLWEKDNYLEQPNECDNTLQIVLRSNEFDVNITPSSHSNFTGDENDPNVTRKKVRETLRLFQVICRKLLQEVESKLNERANSKRVDLVASRILKENGKYVNIGKQILGCVPGVEVGDEFQYRVELNIVGLHRPIQGGIDYVRHNGMILATSIVASGAYADELDNSDVLTYTGQGGNVMNNDKNPEDQKLERGNLALMNSSVEKNPVRVIRGSESMDGKCRTYVYDGLYIVESGWDEHGPHGKKIFKFRLRREAGQPELPFREVKKSKKFKTREGICVADISFGKERIPICAVNTIDDEKPPPFNYITSMIYSKFNLVLAEGCDCINGCSDSEKCSCVVKNGGEIPFNHNEAIVQAKPLVYECGPTCKCPSTCHNRVSQLGIKFQLEIFKTNTRGWGVRSLSSIPSGSFICEYIGELLEEKEAELRAGNDEYLFDIGNNYSNSALWDGLSTLMPDAQTSSCDVVKDGGFTIDAAEFGNVGRFINHSCSPNIIAQNVLSDHHDTRMPHIMFFAADNIPPLQELTYDYNYEIDQVFDSDGNIKRKYCYCGSAECTGRMY, from the coding sequence ATGACAACACCAGAAAATAATGGTCATTGTAAAGAAGAAAGATATGACTCATTGATGGAGGATGGGCACACTTTCCTTCTTAGGCCGGTGTATAAGCGGCGTAAAGTTTCCGCCATTCGTGATTTCCCTGATGGATGTGGACCATCTGCTTCAAGGATTGAGGAAGtatcaaatataaatattgcAGATTGTGGTTCTGTTAATGGTACAATTGTTGAGGTTAAGAACGGTGAACATTTAGCAGGTGTGAAAACCTGTGAAAATGATGGTTGGCATTCTGAGCCAAACAATTTGCTTTATACGGAGACTCTTGGCGTAACAGTTGACAGTGGTTTGAATAAGGACAACCCCATGGTCTCATCCTATCATGTGGATGGATCTACTGCTGAAGACAGACTGGAAATAGGGACTCTTAGCCAAACTGCTGATCGTGGATATACTGCTGAAGATAAACCAGGAATGATGACTATTAGCCAAACCTCTGATTGTGGTTTGAACCAGGAAAGCCCTGTAGATTCATCTCATAGAGTGGATGGACATATTGCCGAAGGCGAAGCTGCAAAAGTGACTCTTGGTTTGAATCAGGAAAACCCTGTGGTCTCATCTCATCAAGTGGATGGGTCTACTCCGGAAGATAACCCTGCAAAAGTGAAGCTTGGCCAAACAAAGGACTGCAGTTTGAATCTGGAAAACTCTGAGGTCTCATCACATCAAGTGAATGGGTCTATTGCAGAAGATGAACTTACAAAAGTGACTATTGTTGAGCGAACAACTGACTGTGGTTTGAATAAGGAAAACCTTGTGGTCTCGTGTCGTCAAGTGGACAGCCCTACTGCAGAAGATAAACCTGCAAAAGTGCCTTCTTTGGACCCGGAAACTTTGAATACAGAGTTTGCAAGAACATCAAACACTGGAAAATGTGACTCCTCTTATGAGTTGAAGTCATCTTCTCCAGCGGGTGAGATTGCTGTGCCCGGGGATTCGAAACACTTATTATCCAATGCCAATATATCTGCTCCCAGTGCATGTATGGTGGAACCTATAACTAGAAGGTATCTTCCACAAAGAAAAGTTTCAGCTGTTAGAGACTTTCCTCCTTTATGTGGACGTAATGCTCCACGTGTCGGTAAGGACAAGCATGTGTGTCTAGAGGGGACCTCTTCTTTGGATAACAAGACAGATGGTCAACGGAACCTGGCTGTAGATGACAATTCATTGAAAAAAGTAACAGCTACTGATGTAAAAGAAGGTAAAAGTAACATTCAGGATGAATATAATTGCAATAGAAAGGTTGTTGACATCGATCAACCTGATTCTGAAAGAAATGCTGCAGAGAGATTGAAAAAGCTCCAGGCATGTGAACTATCGTCTGAGATGAAAAAGTCACCAGAAAATGAGAGAGAAAGGTATGCTACTCCCCCTGCAACAAGTAATCATCATCAGATCAAATTAAATTCTAAGGCGGTGGTAAAAGAGAATAATAGGGTCGAGACAAAGCCTTTGAGTATATCTCGTTCTAACCATAAGTTGAAAGGGAATTTTAATAGATTGCAGGTCTCATCACAGAGGAAAGTAATACTAGGTTTGATGGCTGATTCAGAATGTCCGTGGAGATCTGATAAAGGTTCCTCCAAATCTAAGTTGGTTGTTGGTAATAGTAAAGGCAAGAGAAAGAAAGGGGATTCTTTTGCATTGCCTGATAGGTCTAAAACAGATATCAAGATTACAGGTGCCTTGAATGATTCTGAGAAGAAgcctttgaaaaagaaaaagggaaaTGCTGCTTCCGAAGGTATGGGTGAATTAGTACTTTGGGAAAAGGATAATTATCTTGAGCAGCCTAATGAATGTGATAACACTCTTCAAATTGTCCTGAGATCAAATGAGTTCGATGTAAACATTACTCCCTCTTCTCATTCTAATTTCACTGGTGATGAGAATGACCCAAATGTGACCCGAAAAAAAGTGAGGGAAACATTACGGTTGTTTCAAGTTATTTGTAGAAAGCTTTTACAGGAAGTAGAATCAAAGTTAAATGAGCGAGCCAATAGTAAGAGAGTTGATTTAGTAGCTTCAAGGATCCTTAAGGAGAATGGGAAATATGTCAACATAGGCAAGCAAATACTAGGCTGTGTTCCTGGTGTTGAAGTTGGTGATGAATTTCAATATAGAGTGGAGCTTAATATAGTTGGCCTTCACCGTCCAATTCAAGGTGGGATAGATTATGTGAGACACAATGGTATGATCCTTGCAACCAGTATTGTTGCATCAGGGGCCTATGCTGATGAGTTGGATAATTCGGATGTGTTGACATATACAGGGCAGGGCGGAAATGTGATGAACAATGATAAAAACCCTGAAGATCAGAAGCTTGAGCGGGGCAATCTTGCTTTGATGAACAGTAGTGTTGAAAAGAATCCTGTTAGAGTAATTCGTGGCTCTGAGTCAATGGATGGAAAGTGTAGGACTTATGTTTATGATGGACTGTACATAGTTGAGTCAGGTTGGGATGAACACGGACCACATGGGAAGAAAATTTTTAAGTTTCGACTGCGAAGAGAAGCTGGTCAACCAGAGCTTCCTTTTAGAGAAGTGAAGAAATCTAAGAAGTTCAAAACTAGAGAAGGTATATGTGTTGCTGATATTTCTTTTGGAAAAGAACGAATTCCGATATGTGCTGTGAACACCATAGATGATGAAAAACCTCCTCCGTTTAATTACATAACTAGCATGATATACTCCAAATTCAATCTCGTTCTTGCCGAAGGATGTGATTGTATTAATGGATGCTCAGATTCGGAGAAATGTTCGTGTGTAGTGAAAAACGGGGGAGAGATTCCATTCAATCACAATGAAGCTATTGTACAAGCAAAGCCTCTAGTCTATGAGTGTGGACCTACATGCAAGTGTCCTTCTACGTGCCATAATAGAGTCAGCCAACTTGGCATAAAGTTTCAGCTTGAAATATTTAAAACCAATACAAGGGGATGGGGTGTGAGATCCCTTAGTTCAATCCCTTCAGGAAGTTTTATCTGTGAATATATAGGGGAGCTTCTTGAAGAAAAGGAAGCTGAACTAAGGGCAGGTAATGATGAGTATCTTTTTGATATTGGAAATAACTACAGCAACAGTGCTCTCTGGGATGGTCTTTCGACTCTCATGCCGGATGCACAGACAAGTTCATGCGATGTTGTGAAGGATGGTGGTTTTACTATTGATGCTGCTGAGTTTGGCAACGTAGGGAGATTCATTAACCATAGTTGCTCCCCTAATATAATTGCTCAGAACGTCCTTTCTGATCATCATGACACCAGAATGCCTCACATAATGTTCTTTGCTGCTGATAACATTCCTCCTTTGCAAGAGCTGACTTACGATTACAATTACGAAATAGATCAAGTCTTTGATTCTGATGGCAATATAAAAAGGAAGTATTGTTACTGTGGTTCTGCTGAATGTACTGGCAGGATGTATTGA
- the LOC137809946 gene encoding bax inhibitor 1-like: MDAFNSFFDSRNRWNYDTLKNFRLISPLVQNHLKKVYFTLCFAVFAAAVGAYLHVLLNVGGFLTTVACVGSSVWLLSTPPFEEKKRVTLLMAASLFQGASIGPLIDLAIQIEPSLILSAFVATSLAFACFSGAALVARRREYLYLGGLVSSGLSILLWLHFASSIFGGSTALFKFELYFGLLVFVGYIIVDTQEIVERAHMGDLDYVKHALTLFTDLVAVFVRILVIMLKNSAERNEKKKKRRD, encoded by the exons ATGGATGCTTTCAATTCCTTCTTCGATTCAAGAAACCGATGGAATTACGATACGCTCAAGAACTTCCGTCTCATTTCCCCGCTCGTTCAAAATCACCTCAAGAAG GTTTATTTCACTCTGTGCTTCGCCGTGTTTGCTGCTGCTGTTGGGGCCTACCTTCACGTCCTGTTGAATGTTGGGGGTTTTCTTACTACGGTGGCGTGTGTGGGAAGCAGTGTTTGGTTACTCTCTACACCTCCTTTTGAAGAG AAGAAGAGGGTGACTTTGTTGATGGCCGCCTCACTGTTTCAGGGTGCCTCCATTGGACCTTTGATTGATTTGGCTATTCAAATAGAACCAAG CCTTATCCTTAGTGCATTTGTGGCAACATCCTTGGCCTTTGCATGCTTCTCGGGAGCAGCTTTGGTTGCAAGACGTAGGGAGTACCTGTACCTTGGTGGCTTGGTTTCTTCTGGATTGTCCATCCTTCTCTGGTTGCACTTTGCTTCTTCCATCTTTGGAGGTTCAACAGCTCTCTTCAAGTTTGAG TTGTACTTTGGGCTTTTGGTGTTTGTGGGTTACATTATAGTAGATACCCAAGAAATAGTTGAGAGAGCACACATGGGCGATCTGGACTATGTAAAGCATGCCTTGACCTTGTTTACTGACTTGGTTGCGGTTTTTGTCAGGATTCTTGTTATTATG TTGAAGAATTCAGCTGAGaggaatgagaagaagaagaagaggagagATTAG
- the LOC137809947 gene encoding GATA transcription factor 26-like, which translates to MGKQGPCYHCGVTSTPLWRNGPPEKPVLCNACGSRWRTKGTLANYTPLHARTETDACGDQRVSRVKSISNKKREVTLLKQNNNHDNVLSGGFASDYNQGGQIFLDEDVSNRSSSGSAISNSESCAQYGVMDACDLTGPAQSVVWDAMVPSKKRTCVSRPKPSSVEKLTKDLCTILHEQQSYFSASSEEDLLFESETPMVSVEIGHGSILIRHPSYIVREEESEASSFSVDNKQWPTSEAYSYVGPILMHNDSSYLKPSSLEVEKIRNYTGLGKEPEHHKSEKSQHERVQNLGNHESPLCSIDLNDIVNYEEFLRILTNEEQQQLLKLLPVVDTAKLPDSLKVMFNSSQFKENLTYFQQLLAEGVFDISLLGAKPEDCKTLKRLAISNLSKSKWVEHYNFLKKYENKDGKFDSFGSASTTSTNVANKRTRDSRNQNFPELHTVMRSPKRMTTKAGCEGKEGVEDGACYSPKSLFALPPDASSLMFGSLNFVEEIGDQDLLLEVPSNTSFPQAELLHPSLSLGAQASTSSSSVYSHLLHH; encoded by the exons ATGGGTAAACAAGGTCCTTGCTATCACTGTGGAGTTACAA GCACACCACTCTGGCGCAATGGACCACCTGAGAAGCCAGTACTATGCAATGCATGCGGGTCTCGGTGGAGGACAAAGGGAACTCTTGCAAATTATACCCCCTTACATGCTCGAACAGAAACTGATGCTTGTGGAGATCAAAGGGTTTCCAGGGTAAAGAGCATATCAAATAAGAAGAGAGAAGTGACATTGCTCAAACAAAATAATAACCATGATAATGTACTTTCTGGAGGGTTTGCATCTGATTATAACCAGGGAGGTCAAATCTTCTTGGATGAAGATGTAAGCAACCGATCAAGTTCTGGATCAGCTATCTCTAACTCAGAGAGCTGTGCACAATATGGTGTCATGGATGCTTGTGATCTGACAG GTCCTGCCCAGTCAGTGGTTTGGGATGCCATGGTGCCTTCAAAAAAGAGGACATGCGTTAGCCGTCCAAAGCCTTCTTCTGTTGAGAAGCTAACAAAAGATTTATGTACTATTCTTCATGAACAACAGTCTTATTTTTCTGCATCTTCTGAAGAAGATCTTCTTTTTGAAAGTGAAACACCAATGGTCTCTGTTGAGATAGGACATGGAAGCATTCTCATCAGGCATCCTAGCTATATAGTCCGTGAAGAAGAGTCTGAGGCTAGTTCTTTTTCAGTTGATAATAAACAATGGCCAACGAGTGAGGCATATTCTTATGTTGGTCCCATTCTAATGCATAATGATTCTAGTTACTTGAAACCATCATCTCTGGAAGTCGAAAAGATCAGGAACTATACTGGCTTAGGAAAGGAGCCGGAGCACCATAAAAG tGAAAAGTCTCAACATGAAAGAGTACAAAACCTTGGCAATCATGAATCACCACTGTGCTCTATAGATTTAAAT GATATAGTAAACTATGAAGAGTTTTTGAGAATCTTGACAAATGAAGAGCAACAACAGTTACTGAAGTTACTTCCAGTGGTTGATACTGCTAAACTTCCTGATAG CCTTAAAGTCATGTTCAATAGTTCTCAATTCAAGGAGAACTTAACTTATTTTCAGCAGCTTCTTGCGGAAGGAGTTTTTGATATCTCTTTGTTGGGGGCAAAACCTGAAGACTGCAAGACTTTGAAAAGACTTGCAATATCCAATCTGTCAAAGTCAAAATGGGTAGAACACTATAATTTTCTCAAG AAATATGAAAACAAAGATGGCAAATTTGATTCTTTTGGATCTGCTAGTACAACATCCACTAATGTTGCAAACAAGAGAACACGTGACAGCAGAAATCAAAACTTTCCAG AATTGCATACAGTAATGAGGAGCCCCAAAAGAATGACCACCAAGGCTGGCTGTGAGGGAAAAGAGGGGGTAGAAGATGGTGCTTGCTATAGTCCAAAAAGCCTATTTGCTTTGCCTCCTGATGCTAGTTCACTCATGTTTGGTTCTTTAAACTTTGTTGAGGAGATTGGTGACCAGGATCTGCTGCTAGAGGTGCCATCTAACACTTCTTTTCCCCAGGCAGAGCTCTTGCACCCAAGTTTAAGCCTTGGTGCTCAAGCCAGCACTAGTAGTAGCTCAGTCTACTCACATCTTCTTCATCATTAA